In Paenibacillus sp. 1781tsa1, one DNA window encodes the following:
- a CDS encoding sorbosone dehydrogenase family protein produces MNNRGTVPLYASLLSVALLTASCSSADPSVGGTEQTSSQGQGTGQGHTANGGNTGTSGTESGAQGEAVIPYKASVMVEGLNAPWEIVSVPDGRMFVTERPGAIRIIKDGILAPEPLIEFSAPFNEEGEGGLLGLAADPDFEENGYLYAYHSYLEGDDIANRVLRLKVNDAKAVIDQELLGNIPGGTNHNGGRIKIGPDKLLYITTGERYEPELSQNKDSLGGKILRIGLDGSIPADNPWPSSPVYSMGHRNAQGLAWNPDNGYLYATEHGQRNHDEINRIVAGENYGWPEVEGDDDDNGAYLAPLAHSGNDTWAPSGVAFVEEGPWAGSLIAANLRGEQLLKITLSEDGTQVEQMEPIFEDEWGRIRNVSAGEDGKLYVLTNNRDGRGSPRDGDDKLIVLTPES; encoded by the coding sequence ATGAATAATCGAGGAACCGTTCCACTGTATGCTTCATTATTGAGTGTGGCACTGTTAACAGCATCATGCTCTTCAGCCGACCCCTCTGTTGGTGGAACAGAGCAGACGTCGTCTCAGGGTCAGGGAACCGGTCAGGGACATACAGCTAATGGAGGCAATACCGGTACGAGTGGAACTGAGAGTGGAGCGCAGGGAGAGGCGGTTATTCCGTATAAAGCTTCCGTTATGGTTGAAGGACTGAATGCACCATGGGAGATTGTAAGTGTGCCTGATGGTCGGATGTTTGTAACGGAACGCCCTGGTGCAATTCGGATTATTAAGGATGGGATACTAGCCCCTGAACCACTGATTGAATTCTCAGCACCGTTTAATGAAGAAGGTGAAGGAGGTCTGTTGGGTCTTGCGGCTGATCCGGACTTTGAGGAGAACGGTTACTTGTATGCGTACCACTCCTATCTGGAAGGCGACGACATTGCCAATCGGGTGTTACGCCTCAAGGTGAATGATGCGAAAGCGGTCATAGATCAAGAGTTGCTTGGTAACATTCCAGGCGGAACAAATCATAACGGTGGGCGGATCAAAATTGGCCCGGACAAGTTGCTCTATATCACAACAGGTGAGCGGTATGAACCGGAATTGTCCCAGAACAAAGATAGCCTTGGAGGTAAAATATTGCGGATAGGTCTCGACGGATCGATCCCGGCAGACAACCCATGGCCGAGTTCACCCGTATACAGTATGGGACACCGCAACGCACAGGGACTGGCCTGGAACCCGGACAACGGTTACCTCTATGCAACTGAGCATGGTCAGCGTAATCATGATGAGATCAACCGGATTGTGGCCGGGGAGAATTATGGCTGGCCCGAGGTGGAGGGAGACGACGATGACAATGGCGCATATCTGGCTCCGCTTGCACATAGTGGGAATGATACATGGGCGCCGTCTGGTGTAGCTTTTGTTGAAGAAGGGCCTTGGGCCGGCTCGCTGATTGCCGCGAATCTGCGTGGTGAACAGTTGCTGAAGATCACTCTTTCGGAAGATGGCACACAGGTGGAGCAGATGGAACCGATCTTCGAAGATGAATGGGGGCGAATTCGTAATGTGAGTGCTGGCGAGGATGGAAAGTTATACGTGCTTACAAACAATCGGGATGGACGAGGATCGCCACGGGATGGGGATGACAAGCTGATTGTACTTACTCCGGAGAGTTAA